The proteins below come from a single Miscanthus floridulus cultivar M001 chromosome 1, ASM1932011v1, whole genome shotgun sequence genomic window:
- the LOC136465703 gene encoding MADS-box transcription factor 34-like codes for MGRGKVVLQRIENKISRQVTFAKRRNGLLKKAYELSILCDAEVALVLFSHAGRLYQFSSSSDLVKTLERYQRYIYASADAAVPSSDEMQNNYQEYVKLKARVEVLQHSQRNLLGEDLAPLSPSELDQLESQVDKTLKQIRSRKTQVLLDELCDLKRTEQMLQDANRVLKRKLDEFEAEASPPQLAWQDGGGMLSHDPPQPEHFFQSLESNPSLQPTYHTMDMNQQPVPERGGCYPPDWMA; via the exons ATGGGGCGCGGGAAGGTGGTGCTGCAGCGGATCGAGAACAAGATTAGCCGGCAGGTGACCTTCGCCAAGCGCCGGAACGGACTGCTCAAGAAGGCCTACGAGCTCTCCATCCTCTGCGACGCCGAGGTCGCGCTCGTCCTCTTCTCCCACGCCGGTCGCCTCTACCAGTTCTCATCCTCCTCCGA TCTGGTTAAGACTCTAGAGCGGTACCAGAGGTACATCTATGCTTCAGCTGATGCTGCAGTGCCATCTAGCGATGAGATGCAG AATAACTATCAAGAATATGTGAAGCTGAAGGCACGTGTTGAGGTTTTACAACACTCGCAAAG gaatcttcttggtgaagatcTGGCTCCACTTAGCCCTAGTGAACTTGACCAGCTTGAGAGTCAAGTAGACAAGACCTTGAAGCAAATAAGATCAAGAAAG ACTCAAGTTCTACTTGATGAACTTTGCGACTTAAAGAGAACG GAACAAATGCTGCAAGATGCAAACAGGGTTCTGAAAAGGAAG CTGGACGAGTTTGAGGCAGAGGCTTCTCCCCCGCAGCTAGCGTGGCAAGACGGAGGCGGCATGTTGTCCCATGACCCTCCACAGCCAGAACACTTCTTCCAGTCTCTGGAGAGCAACCCATCTCTGCAACCCAC ATATCATACGATGGACATGAACCAGCAGCCAGTGCCAGAGCGGGGCGGCTGCTACCCTCCTGATTGGATGGCTTAG